A part of Chlamydia ibidis 10-1398/6 genomic DNA contains:
- a CDS encoding autotransporter outer membrane beta-barrel domain-containing protein — translation ARSNPDCTTAMISDPVSAIWTTRATNLARNAFIAQAGNHFSITPRCEIFSQFGFELRGSARTYNIDLGSKIQF, via the coding sequence CGCTAGAAGTAATCCTGATTGCACAACCGCCATGATCTCTGATCCTGTCTCCGCAATCTGGACCACACGAGCTACTAACTTAGCTCGAAATGCTTTCATCGCTCAAGCCGGGAATCATTTCTCCATAACCCCAAGATGTGAGATCTTTAGCCAATTCGGCTTCGAACTCCGCGGATCAGCTCGTACTTACAACATAGACCTGGGTTCTAAAATCCAGTTCTAA